The genomic DNA GCGTCGACGTACTGGGTGCCGAGGTTGGTGAATGCGACGACGACGTAGTGGCGCCCCGCCTTGCCCGGCAGGGACCTGACGATGCCCGCGTCGGCACCTGAGTTGCCGACCCACCCGGTCTTGTGCGCGAACGTGACCTGCGCCTGCTCGTTGCAGGGCCGTACGTCCTGGCCGAATTTGTTGCCCGCGACCGTCACCGAGCCGTCGGCGGCCACCCACCGCGACGCCACCCGCTGCGGGATGCCCGGAGCCGGGTAGGTGCTGCCGCACCGGTTCGGGGTGGAGAGCATGTCGTTGAAGCCCTGCTCGCCGAGCAGCTTCTTGAACACCTGGCGGGAGGTGGGACTCAGCACCTCACCGGTGACCGGCGTGCCGTCGGGGGCGGTCCACGCCTTGCCCCGTACGCCGTTGACCAGCGCGAGGAGCTTGGCCGTGTCCAGCGAGCTCATCGTGACCGGGTTGGACCAGCGGCCGCCGTTGTCCGGGTTGGTGTTCTTCAGTTGCATGGTCTCCAGGCCCAGGTCCTGGAAGGTCTTGTTGAGCTCGTCCACCGCACCGCGGTCGTGCAGCAGCTTCACCAGCGCGCAGGACGCGCTGTTGGACGAAGAGGTGATCGAGGCGTCCATATAGGCGCCGACGGTGTTGCTGGTCGGGCCACCGCACAGTGAGCTGGGCACCGTGGGCTGGTAGTCGTAGGTGTCCTCAAGCTTGATCTCGCCCTTGTCCACCAGCCGCAGCACCCCGAAGTTGACCATCAGCTTCAGCACGGAGGCCGGGTAGGGGAGCATGAAGTCGATGGGCGCGTTCTCCCGGCCCGGCACCACATCGATGGTTCCCTTGCCCTGGTTGGCGTACCATCCGGCGTCGTCCCACTGCCGCCATCGCACCTGGGTCGTGTGGAAGTTCCGGTCCACCGGCACGACGATCCCGCGCGGATACTGCGGGCTCATCAACACCGTGCCCGACGACACCGGCCGGCCCTGCCGGTCCAGCTCCAGCACCGTCACATCGAGCTGCGGCTGCTGGACGATCGGCTTGGGATCGGCGGCCTTCGCGAACAGCCGGGCATAGTCGGTGGCCGTCTTCGCGTCCTTGTCGACCACCTCGGCAAGCGTCCGGGCCTGTGCGGATCCCGGCGGGGCCAGATCGAGGACCTGCTCGAAGCGCAGCTCGGTCATGACGTCCTGCAAGAAGCGAGCCA from Streptosporangium sp. NBC_01756 includes the following:
- a CDS encoding serine hydrolase, with protein sequence MQDVMTELRFEQVLDLAPPGSAQARTLAEVVDKDAKTATDYARLFAKAADPKPIVQQPQLDVTVLELDRQGRPVSSGTVLMSPQYPRGIVVPVDRNFHTTQVRWRQWDDAGWYANQGKGTIDVVPGRENAPIDFMLPYPASVLKLMVNFGVLRLVDKGEIKLEDTYDYQPTVPSSLCGGPTSNTVGAYMDASITSSSNSASCALVKLLHDRGAVDELNKTFQDLGLETMQLKNTNPDNGGRWSNPVTMSSLDTAKLLALVNGVRGKAWTAPDGTPVTGEVLSPTSRQVFKKLLGEQGFNDMLSTPNRCGSTYPAPGIPQRVASRWVAADGSVTVAGNKFGQDVRPCNEQAQVTFAHKTGWVGNSGADAGIVRSLPGKAGRHYVVVAFTNLGTQYVDAGRPATEPGAYPVAYTEKLARLGQAIDRYEAASHGRRAKD